A window of Chitinophaga sp. MM2321 contains these coding sequences:
- a CDS encoding DUF3822 family protein codes for MAYNIHPAFTVDDETLLETDLTACHLLVLVGSGTFSYVVYEPVAKKFLALKSYHFQAQKLAIADLEMIEEVFDMDKLLFTAFKSILLAFDTGTGVLVPQLYYLPSLKKDYLHVVQPEKIQEAVLSDLIPALPMVNIYSVDKDLLGFLRKEFSTDLAIHANSALLQSYPLDFDFNSEEGIAFLEVQKHSVTITVYKGGKLLIQQQHEYEGGLDMVYLLVNTLRQLGLDEQRVKVKLGGAIGTDSGVYQEMYKFIPQLEWIQRLPGFSYITKMQEIPGYYFHNLYALALCV; via the coding sequence GTGGCTTACAACATCCATCCCGCGTTTACAGTAGATGATGAAACCTTACTGGAGACGGATCTGACAGCCTGCCATTTATTGGTGCTGGTAGGAAGCGGTACCTTCAGTTATGTAGTGTATGAACCGGTTGCCAAAAAATTTCTGGCATTGAAGTCGTATCATTTTCAGGCACAGAAGCTGGCTATAGCCGACCTGGAAATGATTGAAGAGGTGTTTGATATGGACAAGCTGCTGTTTACCGCCTTTAAATCTATCCTGCTGGCATTTGATACCGGCACCGGTGTATTGGTGCCGCAGCTCTACTACCTGCCTTCCCTGAAGAAGGACTACCTGCACGTGGTACAGCCTGAAAAGATCCAGGAAGCAGTGCTGTCTGATCTGATCCCTGCATTGCCGATGGTGAACATTTACAGCGTAGACAAAGACCTGCTGGGATTTTTACGGAAAGAGTTTTCGACTGACCTGGCCATTCATGCCAACTCGGCTTTGCTGCAATCATATCCACTGGATTTTGATTTCAACAGCGAAGAAGGAATTGCTTTCCTGGAAGTACAAAAACACAGCGTTACCATCACCGTATACAAGGGGGGTAAATTGTTGATTCAGCAGCAACATGAATATGAAGGCGGACTTGATATGGTATACCTGCTGGTGAATACCTTGCGGCAACTGGGGCTGGACGAGCAACGCGTAAAGGTAAAACTGGGCGGCGCCATCGGTACAGATTCCGGGGTATACCAGGAAATGTATAAATTTATTCCGCAGCTGGAATGGATACAAAGACTACCGGGTTTCAGCTATATTACCAAGATGCAGGAAATACCGGGTTATTATTTTCACAATTTGTATGCGTTAGCGTTATGCGTATAA
- a CDS encoding RsmD family RNA methyltransferase, with protein MRIIGGESGGRKIQPPAKMPNTRPTTDIAKGGLFNIIENNLDIPSLKALDIFGGTGSITYELASRGATNLTIVEKDPAMAEFISKTAKLLDISTLKIVKMDVFKYLQQCTEKFDFIFADPPYGMDTLHQLPGIIFTQQLLNPEGWLVLEHTRQHDFREASYFRSERSYGGTVFTIFINREELKR; from the coding sequence ATGCGTATAATCGGAGGAGAGAGTGGGGGCAGAAAGATTCAACCACCTGCAAAAATGCCTAATACCAGGCCAACTACAGATATTGCAAAAGGGGGATTGTTTAATATTATTGAGAACAACCTGGACATACCATCATTAAAAGCACTGGATATTTTTGGCGGCACCGGCAGTATCACCTACGAACTGGCTTCCAGGGGGGCTACAAACCTGACCATTGTTGAAAAAGATCCTGCTATGGCGGAATTTATCAGCAAAACAGCGAAGTTGCTGGACATCAGCACCCTGAAAATCGTGAAGATGGACGTCTTTAAATACCTGCAACAGTGTACGGAGAAATTTGATTTTATCTTTGCAGACCCGCCATACGGAATGGATACGCTGCATCAGTTGCCCGGCATTATTTTCACACAACAACTGCTAAACCCCGAAGGATGGCTGGTGCTGGAACATACACGGCAGCACGATTTCAGGGAAGCATCTTATTTCCGTTCGGAACGGAGTTATGGCGGCACAGTATTCACTATCTTTATTAACAGGGAAGAATTGAAACGCTGA
- the coaD gene encoding pantetheine-phosphate adenylyltransferase, translating into MRICLFPGTFDPITLGHTDVIGRGLDLFDRIVIGIGTNSSKTPMFTLEERTAWIREVYKNDPRVEVSAYQGLTIDFCKKIDARFILRGIRYVSDFEYEKAIADVNRTIAPEIETIFLTCIPQYSSIASTLVRDIYKYGGDVKPFLPEAVLEGIKKHKL; encoded by the coding sequence ATGAGGATCTGTTTATTTCCGGGAACCTTCGATCCCATTACCCTGGGCCATACCGATGTAATTGGCCGTGGACTGGATCTGTTTGACCGCATCGTGATAGGTATCGGTACCAACAGCAGCAAAACGCCGATGTTCACACTTGAAGAGCGGACAGCATGGATCAGGGAGGTTTATAAAAACGATCCACGGGTAGAAGTAAGTGCTTACCAGGGATTGACCATTGATTTTTGTAAGAAGATAGATGCCCGTTTTATCCTTCGCGGTATCCGCTATGTGAGCGATTTCGAATATGAAAAGGCTATCGCAGATGTGAACCGCACCATTGCCCCGGAGATAGAAACCATTTTCCTGACATGTATACCCCAGTATTCCAGTATTGCCTCTACATTGGTAAGGGATATATATAAGTATGGGGGAGATGTAAAGCCCTTCCTGCCGGAAGCAGTGCTGGAAGGCATCAAAAAGCACAAGCTATAA
- a CDS encoding hotdog fold thioesterase — protein sequence MKAIWHSLNISLDQLNEIGGPTMATHLGMEFTEIGPDYLKMMMPVDHRTVQPYGLLHGGASVALAETVGSMASGLVIDAEKQICVGMEINANHVRGVKNGYVHACAKPLHIGATSHVWDIRITDDQHRLVCVSRLTVAILAKR from the coding sequence ATGAAAGCGATCTGGCACTCATTGAATATTTCCCTCGATCAGTTGAATGAAATTGGTGGCCCCACCATGGCTACACACCTGGGAATGGAGTTTACCGAAATTGGGCCTGATTACCTGAAGATGATGATGCCGGTTGATCACAGAACCGTACAGCCGTACGGGTTATTACATGGTGGCGCTTCTGTTGCCCTGGCGGAAACAGTGGGTAGTATGGCATCAGGACTGGTTATTGATGCTGAAAAACAGATCTGTGTAGGAATGGAGATCAATGCCAACCACGTTCGTGGTGTAAAAAACGGCTATGTACATGCCTGTGCAAAGCCGCTTCACATTGGTGCTACCAGCCATGTGTGGGATATCCGTATTACAGACGACCAGCACCGCCTGGTTTGCGTAAGCAGGCTCACAGTAGCCATCCTGGCGAAACGGTAA
- a CDS encoding NUDIX hydrolase, with translation MQANITIYLNERPLIISENTGSVPPEITAIAKIYTNPDAEKIEKILQKLEEGKKEAVVFITADVKQLFKKISLHFTVLVAAGGLITNPAGEILIMFRRGKWDLPKGKQDPGEDLETCAVREVAEETGLHNITLQHKITETFHYYPLKNKKVLKHTYWYRMQFTGNELTIPQIEEDIQDIQWIKPENADKYLKYSYENIREVFKAENIL, from the coding sequence ATGCAAGCAAATATAACCATCTACCTGAATGAGCGCCCGCTGATCATCAGTGAAAACACAGGATCAGTACCCCCGGAAATTACTGCTATCGCAAAAATCTATACGAATCCTGATGCAGAGAAAATAGAAAAGATCCTGCAAAAGCTGGAAGAAGGGAAAAAAGAAGCGGTTGTTTTTATTACAGCAGATGTAAAACAGTTATTTAAAAAGATCTCCCTGCATTTTACCGTACTGGTAGCCGCAGGCGGACTAATCACCAACCCTGCCGGAGAAATACTGATTATGTTCCGCAGAGGTAAATGGGACCTCCCCAAAGGAAAACAGGATCCCGGTGAAGACCTGGAAACCTGCGCTGTCCGTGAAGTGGCAGAAGAAACCGGTTTACACAACATTACGCTGCAACATAAGATCACGGAAACCTTTCATTACTACCCCCTGAAAAATAAAAAGGTACTGAAACATACCTACTGGTATCGTATGCAGTTTACCGGCAATGAACTCACCATCCCACAGATAGAGGAAGATATACAGGATATTCAATGGATTAAACCGGAAAATGCGGATAAGTACCTGAAGTACTCTTATGAGAACATCCGGGAAGTATTCAAAGCGGAAAATATTTTGTGA
- the pyrE gene encoding orotate phosphoribosyltransferase, with translation MSTISEKQVAEKLLQVQAVKLSPSQPFTWASGWKSPIYCDNRKILSFPYVRDYIKSELCNVVFETFPDAAVIAGVATAGIPHGALIADQLKLPFIYVRSKPKEHGMGNRIEGVLQSGQPVVVVEDLISTGKSSLEAVQAIREAGGEVVGMVSIFNYGFDVAVKAFAAAGVPYYSLSNYNAMIALAEEKGIVSADEIATLQAWRSAPDQWGR, from the coding sequence ATGAGTACAATAAGCGAAAAACAAGTTGCAGAAAAATTGCTGCAGGTGCAGGCGGTGAAATTAAGCCCCTCACAGCCTTTTACATGGGCTTCCGGCTGGAAATCGCCGATCTATTGCGATAACAGGAAGATTTTATCTTTTCCTTATGTGCGTGACTACATAAAATCGGAGTTGTGCAATGTCGTATTTGAAACGTTTCCGGATGCAGCGGTGATTGCTGGCGTTGCCACGGCGGGTATTCCGCATGGTGCGCTGATAGCGGATCAGCTGAAGCTGCCGTTTATTTATGTACGGTCCAAACCAAAAGAACATGGTATGGGTAACCGGATAGAAGGTGTATTACAGTCCGGTCAGCCGGTGGTGGTGGTAGAAGACCTGATTTCTACCGGTAAGAGCAGCCTCGAAGCCGTACAGGCTATCCGGGAAGCCGGTGGCGAAGTGGTGGGCATGGTGTCTATCTTTAATTATGGCTTTGATGTGGCCGTGAAAGCCTTTGCAGCGGCGGGGGTACCCTACTATTCCCTGAGCAATTACAATGCAATGATTGCCCTGGCTGAAGAGAAAGGGATTGTATCTGCTGATGAAATAGCCACCTTGCAGGCCTGGCGGAGTGCGCCGGATCAGTGGGGCAGGTAG
- a CDS encoding heavy metal-associated domain-containing protein — MRILKLVMLLLVASMGIAMAQQKKKTVLTAKISTPTVQCESCKNRIERYMSQEEGVEMVKVDYKKHITTVKYWDDRTNIENIKTGIANAGYDADNVTANEESYAKLPTCCKKPEDGGGMEKDKKKKH; from the coding sequence ATGCGTATCTTAAAATTAGTGATGCTTTTGTTGGTGGCCAGTATGGGCATAGCAATGGCACAACAGAAAAAGAAAACGGTACTGACCGCTAAAATCAGTACGCCAACAGTACAGTGTGAGTCCTGTAAGAACCGTATCGAACGGTATATGTCGCAGGAAGAAGGCGTGGAGATGGTAAAAGTGGATTATAAGAAACATATTACCACTGTAAAATACTGGGATGACCGTACCAACATTGAAAATATCAAAACGGGTATTGCAAATGCCGGTTATGATGCGGATAATGTAACGGCTAACGAAGAATCTTACGCCAAACTGCCTACCTGCTGCAAGAAACCTGAAGATGGCGGCGGCATGGAGAAAGACAAGAAAAAGAAACACTAA
- a CDS encoding LEA type 2 family protein yields the protein MKAFRLLLIIFATWGLISSCEKMKDLQFVRVAGLEMDELGMSKSIVRMTLAYYNPNNYNLQLKDANFDLFFDDTQVGHSMQDTMIYIPAKDTFYFPVRLELNMANVLKNAFSAFANKEVTIKATGNCKVGKGGVYLPFPIKCETKQALNFF from the coding sequence ATGAAAGCATTCCGTTTATTATTGATAATTTTTGCAACCTGGGGACTCATCAGTTCCTGTGAGAAAATGAAGGATCTGCAATTTGTGCGGGTAGCCGGATTGGAGATGGATGAACTGGGTATGTCCAAAAGTATCGTAAGAATGACCCTGGCATATTACAATCCAAATAACTATAACCTCCAGCTGAAAGACGCCAATTTTGACCTGTTTTTTGATGATACACAGGTAGGCCATTCCATGCAGGACACCATGATCTATATCCCTGCTAAGGACACTTTCTATTTCCCGGTTAGACTCGAGCTAAATATGGCGAATGTGCTGAAAAACGCATTTAGCGCCTTTGCCAATAAAGAGGTGACCATCAAGGCCACCGGTAATTGCAAAGTAGGTAAAGGTGGGGTGTATCTCCCGTTCCCTATCAAATGTGAGACGAAACAGGCCTTAAATTTCTTCTGA
- a CDS encoding WbqC family protein translates to MTENKKEGTLLIESQFFPPIDFYKTLIKHDILQIEKYEHYQKLSFRNRCYVAGPNGRMILSVPLARGKNQRTVMKDVRISNEEKWQSLHWKTLVSAYRRSPWFEYYEADFEGLFQKQYDFLLDWNMACFEWINSKLGLSVPVTFTESYQKDVPGVTDARGTILPNVISAEPTRYTQVFQERAGFIPGLSILDPLFCEGKQALSVIKEG, encoded by the coding sequence ATGACAGAGAACAAAAAGGAAGGAACATTACTAATTGAGTCTCAGTTCTTTCCGCCGATTGACTTCTATAAAACTTTAATTAAACACGACATATTACAGATTGAAAAATATGAACACTACCAGAAGCTGAGTTTCAGGAACCGTTGTTATGTTGCTGGACCAAATGGCCGTATGATTTTAAGTGTCCCCCTGGCGAGAGGAAAAAATCAGCGCACGGTTATGAAGGATGTTCGGATCAGCAATGAAGAAAAATGGCAGTCGCTGCATTGGAAAACGCTCGTGTCTGCTTATCGTCGTTCTCCCTGGTTTGAATATTATGAAGCCGACTTTGAAGGGTTGTTTCAAAAGCAATATGACTTCTTGCTCGACTGGAACATGGCATGTTTTGAATGGATAAACAGCAAGCTCGGCCTTTCGGTGCCGGTTACCTTTACGGAAAGTTATCAAAAGGATGTGCCTGGTGTTACCGATGCGCGTGGTACTATTTTACCAAACGTGATTTCCGCAGAACCAACCCGTTATACCCAGGTATTTCAGGAGCGTGCCGGTTTTATTCCCGGCTTAAGTATCCTCGACCCGCTTTTTTGCGAAGGAAAACAGGCATTAAGCGTTATTAAAGAAGGTTGA
- a CDS encoding arginine decarboxylase has product MNNTYTDLVKQTFEFPQEGFEVKDNYLEFNGLDIKALIDKYGTPFKLTYLPKIGMQINKAKKMFQDAIKKNRYDGDYYYCYCTKSSHFSFIMEETLKHGVHIETSFAYDIDIINKLHERKKINKETFVICNGFKTKSYTRAIARLINSGFKNVVPVLDNKEELEDYKRNIRIKDKVKLGLRVAAEEEPSFDFYTSRLGIPPRDILEYYVDKIKGNEKFELKMLHFFMNKGIKDDIYYWSQFNRVINLYCQLKKICPELDSINVGGGFPIKHSLGFDYDYNYIVNEIVANIKSMCKKNKVPVPNIYTEFGSFTVGESGAVIYSVIGEKMQNDRESWYMIDSSFITTLPDTWGIGEKFLMLPINKWDQEYQEVHLGGLTCDGYDFYTSEEHINAVFLPKQQPTGEPLYIGFFHTGAYQDQLSGYGGIKHCLIPSPKHVIVGYDKNGQLKDWLYAKEQTAQSMLKILGY; this is encoded by the coding sequence ATGAACAACACCTACACCGACCTCGTTAAACAGACTTTTGAATTTCCCCAGGAGGGCTTTGAAGTAAAAGATAACTACCTGGAATTTAACGGTTTGGATATTAAGGCGCTGATTGACAAGTACGGGACGCCTTTTAAGTTGACCTACCTTCCTAAAATCGGGATGCAGATCAACAAAGCAAAAAAGATGTTCCAGGATGCCATTAAAAAGAACAGGTACGACGGGGACTATTATTATTGCTATTGCACCAAAAGCTCGCATTTCTCCTTTATAATGGAGGAAACGTTGAAGCATGGTGTACATATAGAGACGTCTTTTGCATACGATATTGACATCATCAATAAGTTACACGAGCGTAAGAAGATTAATAAGGAGACCTTTGTTATCTGTAATGGTTTTAAAACAAAATCTTATACCCGGGCCATCGCGCGACTGATCAACAGCGGATTTAAGAATGTTGTACCGGTACTTGATAACAAAGAAGAACTGGAAGACTATAAAAGGAATATAAGAATAAAGGATAAAGTGAAACTGGGTTTGCGTGTAGCAGCAGAAGAAGAGCCCAGCTTTGATTTTTATACTTCCCGGTTAGGTATTCCTCCCCGTGATATCCTGGAGTATTATGTAGATAAGATCAAGGGTAATGAGAAGTTTGAGCTGAAAATGCTGCACTTCTTCATGAACAAGGGGATTAAGGATGATATCTACTACTGGAGTCAGTTTAACCGGGTGATCAACCTTTACTGCCAGCTGAAGAAGATTTGTCCTGAGCTGGATAGTATTAATGTGGGTGGCGGTTTTCCGATTAAGCACTCCCTGGGTTTTGACTACGATTACAATTACATCGTCAATGAAATTGTAGCCAATATCAAAAGCATGTGTAAGAAGAATAAGGTACCTGTGCCGAATATTTACACAGAATTTGGCTCTTTTACAGTGGGAGAAAGCGGTGCAGTGATTTATAGTGTGATAGGTGAAAAGATGCAGAATGACCGGGAATCCTGGTATATGATTGATAGCTCTTTCATTACCACGTTGCCGGACACCTGGGGGATCGGGGAGAAGTTCCTGATGCTACCTATTAATAAGTGGGATCAGGAATACCAGGAAGTTCACCTGGGCGGCCTCACCTGCGACGGATATGATTTTTATACATCTGAAGAGCATATAAACGCGGTATTTTTGCCGAAACAACAGCCTACGGGAGAACCACTATATATTGGCTTCTTCCATACAGGCGCTTACCAGGATCAGCTGAGCGGGTATGGTGGTATCAAGCATTGTCTTATACCTTCGCCCAAGCATGTCATCGTGGGGTACGACAAAAACGGCCAGTTGAAAGATTGGTTATACGCAAAGGAGCAAACAGCTCAGAGCATGTTGAAGATTTTGGGTTATTAA
- a CDS encoding Hsp20/alpha crystallin family protein has product MTLVKFNHSPLPKTFNGIVEDIFNGGWNKYVKDDFLTSDYFTTHPPVNIVETKEAFLVDVVAPGFSKEDFKISADDKTLTISAEKKVETKSESDKQVRREFNFKSFKRSFSISDVVDGSKIQAKYDNGVLKVTLPKKEDKQEAVKEIVVE; this is encoded by the coding sequence ATGACACTCGTAAAATTTAACCACAGCCCTCTTCCCAAAACATTTAACGGAATCGTTGAAGACATTTTCAATGGCGGATGGAACAAGTATGTAAAAGATGATTTTCTGACCAGCGATTACTTTACCACACACCCACCGGTAAACATCGTGGAAACCAAAGAAGCATTTTTAGTTGACGTAGTAGCACCGGGTTTCTCTAAAGAAGATTTTAAAATCAGTGCAGACGACAAAACCTTAACCATCAGCGCAGAAAAGAAGGTAGAAACTAAAAGCGAAAGCGACAAACAGGTACGCCGTGAATTTAATTTCAAATCCTTTAAACGCTCCTTCAGCATCAGCGATGTGGTAGATGGCAGCAAGATCCAGGCTAAATATGATAATGGCGTCCTGAAAGTAACCTTACCTAAAAAGGAAGACAAACAGGAAGCAGTGAAAGAAATAGTAGTAGAATAA
- a CDS encoding BrxA/BrxB family bacilliredoxin, with translation MYPAELVMPMKAELTDKGFEELLTSASVESALKQDGTTLVVINSVCGCSAGTARPGVLLAVAHSEKKPDRLTTSFAGFDGEAVNQIRTHLLPYPPSSPAIALFKNGELVHFIERHMIEGRSAQMIAANLADAFEQYC, from the coding sequence ATGTATCCAGCAGAACTAGTAATGCCCATGAAGGCAGAATTAACAGACAAAGGTTTTGAAGAATTGCTGACCTCAGCCAGCGTAGAAAGCGCGCTGAAGCAAGATGGTACTACCCTGGTAGTTATTAACTCCGTATGTGGCTGCTCTGCAGGTACTGCGCGTCCAGGTGTATTATTAGCCGTAGCTCACAGTGAAAAGAAACCAGACAGGCTGACTACCAGCTTTGCCGGTTTTGACGGAGAAGCAGTAAACCAGATCCGTACACATCTGTTGCCTTATCCTCCTTCTTCTCCCGCTATTGCTTTATTTAAGAATGGTGAATTAGTACATTTCATTGAACGCCACATGATTGAAGGTCGTTCTGCACAAATGATTGCGGCTAACCTCGCAGACGCATTCGAACAATATTGTTAA
- a CDS encoding prolipoprotein diacylglyceryl transferase family protein, with amino-acid sequence MYPNLYYAFRDLLGLEIPVLKIFQTFGFFVAIAFLAGAYILTLELKRREKLGWLLPMSEMMVVSGPATTGELIGNGVMGFLLGWKAVGLVLNWDTASQDFQGYILSSQGSFLAGLLLAALFVFLKYNSARKRKITTVKKEVVPVWPHQRVPDIIVMAAVAGLLGAKVFHNLENWSDFVQDPIGALLSFSGLTFYGGLIVAAIVIIRYARKKQINVRQLIDSAAPALMLAYAIGRMGCQFSGDGDWGIYNSAYVTDTTGHVVNVAPAEFDQVVKQNAFFFQQQYSDVAHIPHAPFAKPAALGFLPDWFFASGYPHNVIKEGVPLPGCDGQYCRVLPIGVYPTPLYEIIACLILFGVLWSIRKKVTTPGVIFGIYLILNGIERFFIEKIRVNTKYNIFGFHPTQAEIIATLMVVAGIVLIWYCRKKRAAETTIS; translated from the coding sequence ATGTATCCTAATTTATATTACGCTTTCAGAGATCTGCTAGGTTTAGAGATTCCCGTCCTGAAAATTTTCCAGACTTTTGGCTTTTTTGTAGCAATCGCTTTTTTGGCCGGCGCTTATATACTGACGCTGGAATTAAAGCGCCGGGAAAAACTGGGCTGGCTGCTGCCAATGTCTGAAATGATGGTGGTGAGCGGTCCTGCTACTACGGGAGAGTTGATAGGAAATGGTGTGATGGGTTTCCTGCTGGGATGGAAAGCTGTAGGGCTGGTATTAAACTGGGATACTGCTTCGCAGGATTTTCAGGGATACATCCTTTCCAGTCAGGGTAGTTTCCTGGCCGGACTGTTGCTGGCCGCACTTTTTGTTTTCCTCAAATACAACAGCGCCAGAAAAAGAAAAATTACCACCGTTAAGAAAGAAGTAGTACCTGTATGGCCACACCAGCGTGTGCCGGACATTATTGTTATGGCGGCTGTTGCCGGGTTGCTCGGTGCTAAAGTATTCCACAACCTCGAAAACTGGAGCGACTTTGTACAGGATCCTATCGGGGCTTTGCTGTCTTTTAGCGGTCTTACTTTTTATGGTGGACTGATAGTAGCTGCCATTGTGATCATCAGGTATGCCCGCAAAAAACAGATCAATGTCAGACAACTGATAGATAGTGCTGCGCCTGCGCTCATGCTGGCTTATGCTATCGGCAGAATGGGCTGCCAGTTTTCCGGCGACGGCGACTGGGGCATTTACAACAGTGCCTATGTTACAGATACTACCGGCCATGTGGTGAATGTGGCCCCGGCAGAATTTGACCAGGTTGTAAAACAAAATGCTTTCTTTTTTCAGCAGCAATACAGCGATGTGGCACACATCCCGCACGCACCATTCGCAAAACCGGCCGCACTGGGCTTTCTGCCCGACTGGTTCTTTGCCTCCGGGTATCCCCACAATGTCATTAAAGAAGGCGTGCCTTTACCAGGTTGCGATGGGCAATATTGCAGGGTATTACCAATCGGCGTTTACCCCACACCGTTATATGAGATTATTGCCTGCCTGATTTTGTTCGGGGTATTGTGGTCAATCCGTAAGAAGGTGACTACACCAGGCGTTATTTTCGGCATTTACCTGATCCTGAATGGTATTGAAAGATTTTTTATAGAGAAGATAAGAGTGAATACGAAGTACAATATTTTCGGTTTTCATCCCACCCAGGCTGAAATTATTGCTACCCTGATGGTAGTAGCCGGTATTGTATTAATATGGTATTGCCGTAAAAAAAGGGCAGCCGAAACCACTATTTCCTGA
- a CDS encoding hemerythrin domain-containing protein — translation MQRHSTLVPLSHEHKRLLFVCRYLKKNAAAYEGFPLETQARFEYIVKVFQELMVPHIRKEEYLFEKCIGKNATIDALVAELQSEHRSISRMYSGLVDSVQLDDDMDQLAISLEAHIRKEERELFELLQQELPDLLDNLQLGE, via the coding sequence ATGCAACGCCACTCAACTTTAGTGCCTTTATCGCACGAGCATAAGCGTCTTTTATTTGTATGCCGGTATCTTAAGAAAAATGCCGCCGCATATGAGGGTTTTCCGTTGGAAACCCAGGCCAGGTTTGAATACATCGTAAAAGTATTCCAGGAATTAATGGTGCCGCACATCCGGAAAGAAGAATACCTGTTCGAAAAATGTATTGGTAAAAATGCCACCATTGATGCCCTGGTAGCGGAACTGCAATCAGAGCACCGGAGCATTTCCCGTATGTACAGTGGCCTGGTGGACAGTGTGCAACTGGATGATGATATGGACCAGTTGGCCATCAGCCTGGAAGCGCATATACGAAAAGAAGAACGGGAATTGTTTGAACTGCTGCAACAGGAGCTACCCGATCTCCTGGATAATTTGCAGTTGGGTGAATAA
- a CDS encoding DUF2167 domain-containing protein, translated as MDKFYWSLLIVCLLVPLQMIANNREDSLSKYDKLDAADLISASFSYQQGEVVLGEGVVLQVPAGYRFLDAAQSKLLVAHLWGNPENPNSVGLLLPARVGPMDKDVWGLEVSLESSGYVSEKEARHINYANLLQQMKEDIKTENDWRRENDIDVVTTMQWAFPPYFDKKDHTLHWARILHFSNNQQPVLNYEMRILSRKGALCFNAIAAASQLENIRKLLPELMQHVHFKPGSRYTDYNPITDLATIGTSGTWTVSDILSPEYLLLWLRNTWSLLLVSSVMVLFVYAMQLYHRRRTTHRKMIRIDESLN; from the coding sequence ATGGATAAGTTTTATTGGAGCTTATTGATTGTTTGCTTGTTAGTGCCCCTGCAGATGATAGCCAACAACAGGGAAGACAGTTTGAGTAAATATGATAAACTGGATGCTGCCGATTTGATCAGTGCCTCTTTCTCTTACCAACAGGGCGAGGTAGTGCTGGGCGAAGGGGTGGTATTGCAGGTGCCTGCTGGTTATCGTTTCCTGGATGCCGCACAGAGCAAGTTACTGGTAGCACATCTATGGGGAAATCCGGAAAACCCGAATTCCGTAGGGCTCCTGCTGCCTGCCCGTGTAGGTCCAATGGATAAAGACGTGTGGGGCCTCGAAGTTTCGCTGGAGTCATCCGGTTATGTGAGTGAAAAGGAAGCAAGGCATATTAATTATGCCAACCTGTTGCAGCAGATGAAAGAGGATATAAAAACAGAGAATGACTGGCGCCGGGAGAATGATATTGACGTTGTTACCACCATGCAGTGGGCCTTCCCGCCCTATTTCGATAAAAAAGATCATACCCTGCACTGGGCGAGGATACTCCACTTCAGCAATAACCAACAACCCGTGCTCAACTATGAGATGCGGATCCTTAGCAGGAAGGGCGCCCTGTGTTTTAATGCCATAGCAGCGGCTTCTCAGCTCGAAAATATCAGGAAACTGTTGCCTGAACTGATGCAGCATGTGCATTTTAAACCGGGTAGCAGGTATACAGATTATAACCCCATTACAGACCTGGCCACCATCGGAACCTCCGGAACATGGACTGTGAGTGACATACTTTCCCCCGAATACCTGCTGCTATGGCTGCGCAACACCTGGTCGCTGCTACTCGTTTCTTCCGTTATGGTACTATTTGTATATGCGATGCAGCTTTACCACCGCCGCAGAACTACCCACAGAAAAATGATCCGCATAGACGAAAGCCTCAATTAA